In Helicobacteraceae bacterium, the following proteins share a genomic window:
- a CDS encoding class I SAM-dependent methyltransferase has protein sequence MSDLKLCPFCGGDKIETVFKGAMPIYLSALPMELSVRNKIRPIKIALCRRCSLGFNQSPLESQTLNDIYDNYMYIDPFNNIGDTPFVHIIDMIAKHSRMDDKVVEIGSSVGFLLHSLHKRGYTNLLGVDPSPQSEYAAMRGLNIRKKYYDSDDFDNDVDLFILRHVFEHFEDPFAVFKNMVSHINGGGKIIIETPYFGGFHHQHLFFYSRLFYANLASAFGLSVIDYKIYDGNIIAAFSKRKRGERNSLCCESVEELAQKARSERERLDRNVQRIKDFLSLRDVIYWWGTGSFSSILLSELTSLRGKQIIPVDTDHNRKGMSLANLSTLVLCADDLIGLKPDALAIASSLREEIKNAMRARNISPKAILEFD, from the coding sequence TTGAGCGATCTAAAGCTATGCCCTTTCTGCGGCGGCGATAAGATAGAAACGGTATTCAAAGGAGCAATGCCGATATATTTAAGCGCGCTTCCTATGGAGCTATCCGTTCGCAATAAAATCCGCCCTATTAAAATCGCGCTTTGCCGTCGCTGTTCGTTAGGTTTTAATCAATCTCCGCTTGAATCGCAAACGCTAAACGACATTTACGATAATTATATGTATATAGATCCGTTTAATAATATAGGCGATACTCCCTTTGTTCATATAATCGATATGATCGCAAAACACTCGCGTATGGACGACAAAGTTGTTGAAATCGGAAGCTCGGTCGGATTTTTGCTGCATTCCCTTCATAAGCGCGGTTATACCAATTTGCTTGGCGTCGACCCTTCGCCTCAATCCGAATACGCCGCTATGAGAGGGCTTAATATCCGCAAAAAATATTACGATTCGGACGATTTTGACAACGACGTAGATCTATTTATACTAAGACATGTATTCGAGCATTTTGAAGACCCGTTCGCCGTTTTTAAGAATATGGTTTCTCATATAAACGGCGGCGGCAAGATAATAATCGAAACTCCATATTTCGGCGGATTTCATCATCAACATCTTTTCTTTTACTCTCGTCTATTCTACGCCAATTTAGCAAGCGCTTTTGGACTGAGCGTAATCGATTACAAAATATACGACGGCAATATTATCGCGGCGTTCTCCAAACGGAAGAGGGGCGAAAGAAACTCCTTATGTTGCGAAAGCGTCGAAGAGCTGGCGCAAAAGGCGCGATCGGAGCGAGAGAGATTAGATCGCAACGTCCAACGCATAAAAGATTTTTTATCGCTACGCGACGTAATCTATTGGTGGGGGACGGGTTCTTTTTCGTCTATTTTATTATCGGAGCTTACAAGCTTACGCGGCAAACAGATAATTCCCGTCGATACGGATCATAATAGAAAAGGAATGTCTCTAGCCAATCTATCGACGCTAGTTTTATGCGCCGACGATCTTATCGGCTTGAAACCCGACGCGCTTGCGATCGCCTCGTCTTTGCGCGAGGAGATAAAAAACGCTATGCGCGCTCGTAATATATCCCCGAAAGCGATCTTAGAGTTTGATTAG
- the argJ gene encoding bifunctional glutamate N-acetyltransferase/amino-acid acetyltransferase ArgJ, with protein MAREPIIISVKGGVCAPIGFYADGLNCGLRKGEQGDLAFVRSEIACEAAAVFTSNRFAAAPLIHAKKHIDRKVQAVVINAKNANAMTGKAGLEAVEEIARHIPFENPLTSSTGVIGAPLPVEKIIAGIERFDWNAKNPDNAARAIMTTDRWDKQIALEIHSESGTFTIGAMCKGAGMIAPQLATMLCFVTTDAALDKEALQAHLNACLETSFNAISVDGDMSTNDTVLVLANGLSGAYDPVAFEWALERILRHLALEIVKDGEGASKIALFEVKGAANGDEAKRVAKALSNSLLVKTALFGADPNWGRLASSIGAARVECDLARLVISIGDIVVYDRGVNKMNAQVEEKAAAVLRANSFKITCDLGAGEASYGAYGCDLGYEYVKINADYRT; from the coding sequence ATGGCTCGAGAGCCGATTATTATCAGCGTCAAAGGCGGCGTATGCGCTCCGATAGGATTTTACGCCGACGGATTAAATTGCGGACTGCGCAAGGGCGAACAGGGCGATCTGGCGTTTGTGCGATCGGAGATAGCGTGCGAAGCGGCGGCGGTTTTTACCTCTAATCGCTTCGCCGCCGCGCCGCTAATTCACGCGAAAAAACATATCGATCGCAAGGTTCAAGCCGTAGTGATCAACGCCAAAAACGCCAACGCGATGACGGGCAAAGCGGGTTTAGAGGCGGTTGAAGAGATTGCGCGGCATATCCCGTTTGAAAATCCGCTGACAAGTTCGACGGGCGTAATCGGCGCGCCGCTTCCCGTCGAGAAGATTATCGCGGGTATCGAGCGCTTTGATTGGAACGCGAAAAATCCCGATAACGCCGCGCGGGCGATTATGACCACCGATCGCTGGGATAAACAGATCGCGCTGGAAATTCATAGCGAAAGCGGAACCTTTACTATCGGCGCGATGTGCAAAGGCGCTGGTATGATCGCGCCGCAGCTCGCGACGATGCTCTGCTTCGTGACGACCGACGCCGCGCTGGATAAAGAGGCGCTGCAAGCGCATTTGAACGCCTGCCTCGAGACGAGCTTTAACGCGATCAGCGTCGACGGCGATATGTCCACCAACGACACGGTCTTGGTTTTGGCTAACGGGTTAAGCGGCGCTTACGATCCCGTCGCGTTCGAGTGGGCGCTAGAGAGGATTTTGCGCCATCTCGCGCTGGAGATCGTAAAAGACGGCGAAGGGGCGAGCAAGATCGCCCTGTTCGAGGTGAAGGGCGCGGCAAACGGCGACGAGGCGAAAAGAGTCGCTAAAGCGCTATCAAACTCTCTGCTTGTCAAAACCGCGCTTTTTGGCGCCGATCCAAACTGGGGGCGTTTGGCAAGCTCCATCGGCGCGGCGCGGGTAGAGTGCGATCTAGCGCGGCTGGTTATATCGATCGGGGATATTGTCGTCTATGATCGCGGCGTTAATAAGATGAACGCCCAAGTAGAGGAGAAAGCCGCCGCCGTTTTGCGCGCGAATAGCTTCAAAATTACCTGCGATCTTGGCGCGGGCGAGGCTTCTTACGGCGCTTACGGCTGCGATCTGGGCTACGAATACGTCAAGATTAACGCCGATTACCGCACCTAA
- a CDS encoding amidohydrolase family protein, whose translation MLITNAVLTDANVQIEGALRIENGAIADAGDLAPIAGETIYDAKRKWLLPGLVDLNYHLSDPGHKRIETINDSSKNALLGGVTTILAAPDTNPPIENEAIAEYILAKANAAKGARILIAGEIAKEGGKLNDIAKLFSAGASAIKGDTTLDCNLIRRAFEYALTADKYALFTCKNAALESAGAMHDGEIASLLGLSGLPDYAESGEAARLVQLAQAIGVKLVVEAISSARTLNALEPYLSDRLRAQTLLSHLLLTEENCDDFNAACKIFPPLRAKSDRDTLLAGVKNGAISIIASGHLPQDVSSRDRPFELASAGMDISGAFLSLAYTYLIAEGKLTINEFIRAAALNPANILGEPCGALCKGLRADLIVFDPNAEREIAVRDGVAKSFWSGKKVKGAVSAAFVAGERIDFGDA comes from the coding sequence ATGCTGATAACAAACGCGGTTTTGACGGACGCTAACGTCCAAATAGAGGGCGCGCTAAGGATCGAAAACGGCGCGATCGCGGACGCGGGCGATTTGGCGCCTATCGCCGGCGAAACGATTTACGACGCGAAGCGCAAATGGCTTCTGCCCGGTCTTGTCGATCTGAACTATCATCTAAGCGATCCGGGTCATAAACGGATTGAAACGATTAACGACTCGTCCAAAAACGCGCTGCTAGGCGGCGTTACGACGATTCTCGCCGCGCCCGATACCAACCCGCCGATTGAAAACGAGGCGATCGCGGAATATATCCTCGCCAAAGCGAACGCCGCCAAAGGCGCGCGGATTTTGATCGCGGGCGAGATCGCCAAAGAGGGCGGCAAATTAAACGATATCGCCAAGCTCTTTAGCGCCGGCGCGAGCGCGATAAAAGGCGATACTACGCTAGACTGCAATCTAATCCGAAGGGCTTTTGAATACGCGCTGACGGCGGATAAATACGCTCTTTTTACTTGCAAAAACGCGGCTTTAGAGAGCGCCGGCGCTATGCACGACGGCGAGATCGCCTCTTTGCTTGGTCTGTCCGGACTGCCCGATTACGCCGAAAGCGGCGAAGCGGCGCGACTCGTTCAGCTCGCGCAAGCTATAGGCGTTAAGCTCGTCGTAGAGGCGATTAGCTCCGCGCGAACGTTGAACGCGCTAGAGCCGTATCTTAGCGATCGCCTGCGCGCTCAAACGCTACTGTCGCATCTGCTTTTGACCGAAGAAAATTGCGACGATTTCAACGCCGCGTGCAAAATTTTCCCGCCCTTGCGCGCGAAATCCGATCGCGACACGCTACTCGCGGGAGTAAAAAACGGCGCGATTAGCATAATAGCAAGCGGACACCTGCCCCAAGACGTAAGCTCGCGCGATCGCCCGTTCGAGCTTGCCAGCGCGGGAATGGACATATCGGGCGCGTTTCTTAGCCTCGCATATACGTATCTGATCGCCGAAGGTAAACTGACCATAAACGAGTTTATCCGCGCCGCCGCGCTAAACCCCGCGAATATCTTAGGCGAACCTTGCGGAGCGCTTTGCAAAGGTTTGAGAGCCGATCTGATCGTATTCGATCCGAACGCCGAGCGAGAGATCGCCGTTCGCGACGGCGTAGCCAAAAGTTTCTGGAGCGGTAAAAAAGTAAAAGGCGCGGTAAGCGCCGCGTTTGTCGCGGGCGAGCGGATCGATTTTGGCGACGCTTAA
- a CDS encoding cupin domain-containing protein, producing the protein MQTAFENGAIYINSARLGADADYRRHPTFSGVYIKSLIAYDKSERRLNAMLVKIDPRCEIGDHLHDKEYELHQIIGGEAEAIIDGKSVAYKAGVVSLIAPNVKHSVKALEAGAVLLAVFTPNLTRL; encoded by the coding sequence ATGCAAACGGCGTTTGAAAACGGCGCGATCTACATAAACTCGGCGCGGCTTGGCGCGGACGCGGACTATCGGCGGCATCCGACGTTTAGCGGCGTTTATATCAAGAGCCTGATCGCCTACGACAAAAGCGAGAGGCGCTTAAACGCGATGTTGGTTAAAATAGACCCGCGTTGCGAGATAGGAGATCATCTGCACGATAAGGAATACGAGTTGCACCAGATAATAGGCGGCGAAGCCGAGGCGATTATAGACGGCAAAAGCGTCGCGTATAAAGCGGGCGTCGTTTCGTTGATCGCGCCGAACGTCAAACATAGCGTAAAGGCGCTTGAGGCGGGGGCTGTTTTGCTGGCGGTATTTACGCCTAATTTAACGCGGTTATGA
- a CDS encoding AAC(3) family N-acetyltransferase, with the protein MTTYNGEPLCLYKNGENKILTSDLAEALAFIKEGDTILVHSDVKYFGRFGTMDRALFLNALISVFTSAVGSSGNLLAPVFTYSFCKNEVFNVQHSPSAVGVLSEAFRRQEGVVRNLHPIFSIAGRGKSVEKFLAANNDSFGANSAFANLIKGDAWIVFYGIGVEAMTFIHYIEQSYGVPYRYMKRFEGSIINLGTRYDSYADYYVRDLKQNPTLNLEALERRLLSEGVLRVVKLGNGYIKGVKAKDLYDIGVLMLKENIYSFVTIAN; encoded by the coding sequence ATGACGACGTATAACGGCGAACCGCTATGTCTGTATAAGAACGGCGAGAACAAAATTTTAACCTCCGATCTAGCCGAAGCGCTAGCTTTTATTAAAGAGGGCGATACGATTCTTGTCCATTCGGACGTTAAATATTTTGGAAGGTTTGGAACAATGGATCGCGCCTTGTTTCTTAACGCGCTTATATCCGTTTTTACGTCTGCGGTAGGTTCAAGCGGAAATCTGCTGGCGCCGGTTTTTACCTACAGTTTTTGCAAAAACGAAGTTTTTAACGTTCAACACTCGCCTTCTGCCGTAGGGGTTTTGTCTGAAGCGTTCAGGCGGCAAGAAGGAGTTGTTCGCAACCTTCACCCTATATTTTCCATTGCGGGGCGCGGCAAATCGGTTGAAAAATTTCTCGCGGCGAATAACGATAGCTTTGGCGCTAACTCCGCCTTTGCAAATCTGATAAAGGGCGACGCTTGGATTGTGTTTTATGGGATAGGCGTAGAGGCTATGACCTTTATCCACTATATAGAGCAAAGTTACGGCGTTCCGTATCGTTATATGAAGAGATTTGAAGGTTCGATAATCAACTTAGGAACGCGATACGACTCATACGCCGATTATTACGTTAGAGATTTGAAGCAAAATCCTACGCTAAACCTTGAAGCGTTAGAACGCCGATTATTAAGCGAGGGCGTTTTGCGCGTCGTTAAATTAGGAAACGGATATATAAAAGGCGTGAAAGCGAAAGATTTATACGATATAGGGGTTTTAATGTTAAAAGAAAATATCTACTCGTTTGTAACGATCGCAAATTGA
- a CDS encoding YebC/PmpR family DNA-binding transcriptional regulator — MGRAFEYRKAAKEKRWANMSRVFPRLAKVIAMAAKEGGGDPALNPKLRTAIATAKAQNMPKDNIEAAIKRASGKDGANMEIATYEGKGPRGVMVIVECATDNPTRTVANIKIAFSKNGGQLAQAGSLSFLFSRKAVFEIENKDVSNAEALELALIDAGLEEMENDGDRTYLYAPYSEFGSMIKALEDQKIEPKSASLQYIPNAPQEFDDEALDEIEKLIDRLEEDDDVQAVYTNIA, encoded by the coding sequence ATGGGTCGCGCTTTTGAATACCGTAAAGCCGCTAAGGAAAAGCGTTGGGCAAATATGTCTCGCGTATTTCCAAGGCTGGCGAAAGTTATCGCTATGGCGGCGAAAGAAGGCGGCGGCGATCCCGCGCTAAACCCCAAACTACGGACGGCGATCGCGACGGCGAAAGCGCAGAATATGCCTAAGGATAACATAGAGGCGGCGATCAAGCGCGCAAGCGGTAAAGACGGGGCGAATATGGAGATCGCTACATACGAAGGCAAAGGTCCGCGCGGCGTTATGGTGATCGTAGAGTGCGCCACCGATAATCCCACGCGCACGGTGGCGAACATAAAGATCGCGTTTTCAAAAAACGGCGGGCAGTTGGCGCAGGCTGGTTCGCTATCGTTTCTTTTTTCGCGCAAAGCGGTTTTCGAGATTGAAAACAAGGACGTTTCAAACGCGGAAGCCTTGGAGTTGGCGTTGATCGACGCGGGGCTTGAAGAGATGGAAAACGACGGCGATAGAACGTATCTTTACGCGCCGTATTCCGAATTCGGCTCTATGATCAAAGCGCTAGAGGATCAAAAAATCGAGCCGAAATCGGCGAGCTTGCAATATATTCCCAACGCGCCGCAAGAGTTTGACGACGAGGCGCTCGACGAGATTGAAAAACTGATCGATCGTCTTGAGGAGGACGACGACGTGCAGGCGGTCTATACCAATATCGCTTAG
- a CDS encoding DUF5644 domain-containing protein — protein MKIEAKIFRFNAEHDYLSSYRPFIFNASGESTLLDLLQAYKRSDPLCAMRIERIEGVRANGLGAPLTAPLAAFAPKGGEIVVEPLIIERAVLDLECDKQDFEDKLSVLEEFCDKSDRDYYNEFYIAYAVSPMRALNSEYLGEALFMLADRLIGKSPPNIEIIAKRISQKDNGVFCFAGLNGALLKGAEHITKTIERLWGMLLSLGLAPKGISEAKYAPLDANDLPRLEGKRAAIAADCGAFAAAPKIDDYENALTIGGAKALRLKNPWRFGGASLKDVLPHIAVKAAGELVLEAQNIGAQTLLCLSKETREFLARNIKTIERESGYPIDIEIATIGA, from the coding sequence ATGAAAATCGAGGCGAAAATCTTTCGTTTTAACGCCGAACACGACTATTTAAGCTCCTATCGCCCGTTTATTTTTAACGCAAGCGGCGAATCCACTCTGCTTGATCTGCTGCAGGCATACAAACGAAGCGATCCGTTGTGCGCTATGCGGATTGAAAGGATCGAAGGCGTTAGGGCAAACGGCTTGGGCGCGCCGCTAACCGCGCCGCTTGCGGCGTTCGCGCCAAAGGGCGGAGAGATCGTCGTAGAGCCGCTTATAATCGAGCGCGCCGTTTTGGATTTGGAGTGCGACAAACAAGATTTTGAGGATAAATTGAGCGTTTTGGAGGAGTTTTGCGACAAGAGCGATCGCGACTATTACAACGAGTTTTATATCGCCTACGCCGTTTCGCCTATGCGAGCGCTTAATAGCGAATATTTAGGCGAGGCGCTGTTTATGCTCGCCGATCGGCTAATCGGAAAAAGCCCGCCGAATATAGAGATAATCGCGAAGCGAATCAGCCAAAAGGATAACGGCGTATTCTGTTTCGCGGGATTAAACGGAGCGTTATTAAAAGGCGCGGAGCATATAACAAAAACGATAGAGAGGCTTTGGGGTATGCTACTCTCGCTCGGCTTGGCGCCAAAAGGTATATCGGAGGCGAAATACGCGCCGCTAGACGCGAACGATCTGCCGCGCTTAGAGGGCAAAAGAGCGGCGATCGCCGCCGATTGCGGGGCGTTTGCCGCCGCGCCGAAAATAGACGATTACGAAAACGCTTTAACGATCGGCGGCGCGAAGGCGTTGCGGCTAAAAAACCCTTGGCGTTTTGGCGGCGCGTCGCTAAAAGACGTATTGCCGCATATCGCCGTCAAAGCCGCGGGCGAGCTGGTTTTGGAGGCGCAAAATATCGGCGCGCAAACCCTTTTGTGCCTCTCTAAGGAGACGCGAGAGTTTTTGGCGCGCAATATAAAGACAATCGAGCGCGAGAGCGGGTATCCGATCGATATAGAGATCGCTACGATCGGCGCGTAG
- a CDS encoding AraC family transcriptional regulator, which produces MIYKIIKRARYEALEVKECSHTFPAHIHKRLCVGEVNCGEKYITIGSKTTRYAKGDMFIIPPFVAHSCRAKAKTNYAILSISDGDLIDRDELLSDLKRVNIDPKRVIELIGGVRDRKLNIGDLISDLLAYIDEESVNGLTIAQIAKKAGYSADHISRLFKNAIGISPRQYVIQERIRKSKRRAKEELISEIAQYSGFYDQSHFIRHFKRYEGVTPKEYYRSLR; this is translated from the coding sequence ATGATCTATAAAATAATCAAAAGAGCGCGATACGAGGCGCTAGAGGTAAAGGAGTGTTCGCATACGTTTCCCGCGCATATTCATAAGCGGTTGTGCGTCGGCGAGGTTAATTGCGGCGAAAAATATATAACGATCGGATCAAAAACGACGAGATACGCTAAAGGCGATATGTTTATTATCCCGCCGTTCGTCGCTCACTCCTGCCGCGCGAAAGCAAAAACCAATTACGCGATCTTATCTATTAGCGACGGCGATCTGATCGATCGCGACGAGTTGTTAAGCGACCTTAAACGCGTAAATATCGATCCAAAGCGCGTAATAGAACTAATCGGCGGCGTTAGAGATCGCAAGTTAAACATAGGCGATCTAATAAGCGATCTGCTCGCATATATCGACGAGGAGAGCGTTAATGGATTAACGATCGCGCAGATCGCCAAAAAAGCGGGTTACAGCGCGGATCATATATCGCGCTTGTTCAAAAACGCAATCGGCATATCGCCGCGCCAATACGTTATACAAGAAAGAATAAGAAAATCAAAACGGCGGGCGAAAGAGGAGTTAATATCCGAGATAGCGCAATATAGCGGATTTTACGATCAAAGCCATTTTATCAGACATTTCAAAAGATACGAAGGCGTTACGCCAAAAGAGTACTACCGATCGCTACGCTAG
- a CDS encoding DUF465 domain-containing protein gives MLHEYRDEIAHLKQSNAHFAKIFERHNELDDKISAIDAGREHLEQLELEKLKKEKLRLKDEAYAIIIEYKKERSAA, from the coding sequence ATGCTGCACGAATATCGAGACGAGATAGCGCATCTCAAGCAATCCAACGCTCACTTCGCCAAGATTTTTGAGCGTCACAACGAGTTGGACGACAAGATTTCCGCTATCGACGCGGGACGCGAACACCTTGAGCAGCTTGAGCTGGAAAAGCTAAAAAAAGAGAAACTTCGCCTAAAAGACGAAGCCTACGCGATCATTATCGAGTATAAGAAGGAGCGTTCCGCCGCGTAA
- the ppk2 gene encoding polyphosphate kinase 2, translating into METLFSDFEFIVSKLTDQESKERGEKLRKKLELLKSNAGLKKIVGKARLDKAIRIVEYAKELEKLQAELIKMQNWVSEKKQRVAILFEGRDAAGKGGAIKRFMEALNPRKYRVVALPKPTEVEAGQFYFQRYMAQLPNPGEIVFFDRSWYNRAVVEPVFGFCTKDQYERFMHEAPEIEQSLINDGIVLIKFWFSVSKATQLERFTSREHNPLKQWKLSPVDKQAQKKWDDFTFYKEQMFSRTHTRFSPWIIVNSNDKLAARLESIRYVLSIIDYDSKEKTKISLSPDPAVVSRYHRFEKIDD; encoded by the coding sequence ATGGAAACTTTATTTAGCGATTTTGAGTTTATCGTCTCAAAGCTGACGGATCAGGAGAGCAAAGAGCGCGGCGAGAAGCTGCGCAAGAAACTAGAGCTGCTCAAATCCAACGCGGGATTAAAAAAGATCGTAGGCAAAGCGCGGCTAGACAAAGCGATCAGAATAGTCGAATACGCCAAAGAGCTTGAAAAACTCCAAGCCGAGCTGATAAAAATGCAAAATTGGGTCTCGGAAAAAAAGCAACGAGTGGCGATCTTGTTTGAAGGGCGCGACGCGGCGGGCAAAGGCGGCGCGATTAAGCGTTTTATGGAGGCGCTCAACCCCCGTAAATATCGGGTGGTGGCTCTGCCTAAACCTACCGAAGTGGAAGCGGGGCAGTTCTACTTCCAACGCTATATGGCGCAACTTCCAAATCCTGGAGAGATTGTCTTTTTTGACCGTAGCTGGTATAACCGCGCCGTAGTGGAGCCGGTTTTCGGTTTTTGCACAAAAGATCAATACGAGCGGTTTATGCACGAAGCGCCAGAGATCGAGCAGTCGCTGATCAACGACGGTATTGTTCTGATCAAGTTTTGGTTTAGCGTCTCTAAGGCGACGCAGCTAGAGCGTTTCACCTCGCGCGAACACAATCCGTTAAAGCAGTGGAAACTTAGCCCCGTAGATAAGCAGGCGCAAAAAAAGTGGGACGACTTTACCTTTTATAAAGAACAGATGTTCAGCAGAACGCATACGCGCTTTAGCCCGTGGATTATCGTCAATAGCAACGATAAACTCGCCGCTAGGTTGGAATCGATCCGCTATGTGCTGTCGATTATAGATTACGATAGCAAAGAAAAAACAAAAATCTCCCTAAGTCCCGATCCCGCCGTGGTAAGCCGCTATCATCGGTTTGAAAAGATAGACGATTAG
- a CDS encoding FAD-dependent oxidoreductase, whose translation MNIYRYDAVIVGAGLAGLSAAIETKKAGLKTCVISKLHPLRSHSGAAQGGINAALNEADTTSHEFDTIKGGDYLGDQDAIKTLCQKAPETIRRLERMGAVFSREADGTIAQRAFGGQSKPRACYAKDRTGLTCLQTIYEQADRLGVEFVEEWFAGDLLYDPLSRAAYGVSAMKLATGEIAVFNAKATLFATGGYARCYATNSNAHANTGDGLSLFLRKGLPLEDMEFVQFHPTGLAGSGVLISEAARGEGGRLYNGLNERFMEKYAPQKLELAPRDVVSRAIEREIAEGRGAGENKDAIWLDLTHLGEELIAQKLPELRDLAKSFLGIDMVKERVPIRATAHYSMGGVPTDNECRAKASETLLTSGLYAAGECACVSVHGANRLGANSLLEAAAFGRIAGETIVRDINDLALIKADATDALRFADETQRLLSSRGGERVAALREKLQKSMSANAGVFRDQTSLKNQTEIIADLRDRFSRIALRDKSKLFNTELQEALEFGHMLDYSALIVAGALSREESRGAHYRTDFPNRNDETFLRHTLGYLNDEGKTRLTYADVTIGEYQPETRKY comes from the coding sequence ATGAATATCTATAGATACGACGCGGTTATCGTGGGCGCGGGGCTTGCGGGGCTAAGCGCCGCGATCGAAACAAAAAAGGCGGGGCTAAAAACTTGCGTTATTAGCAAGCTCCACCCGCTTCGCAGCCACAGCGGCGCGGCGCAGGGTGGTATAAACGCCGCGCTAAACGAAGCCGATACGACTTCGCACGAGTTCGACACAATCAAAGGCGGCGACTACTTGGGCGATCAGGACGCGATTAAAACGCTCTGCCAAAAAGCGCCTGAGACGATCAGGCGCTTAGAGCGTATGGGCGCGGTTTTTTCGCGCGAAGCCGACGGGACGATCGCGCAAAGGGCTTTTGGCGGGCAGAGCAAGCCGCGAGCCTGTTACGCCAAAGATCGCACGGGATTAACCTGTCTGCAAACCATCTACGAGCAAGCCGATCGGCTTGGCGTGGAGTTTGTGGAGGAGTGGTTTGCGGGCGATCTGCTCTACGATCCGCTCTCGCGCGCCGCTTACGGCGTTAGCGCGATGAAACTCGCCACAGGCGAGATCGCGGTTTTCAACGCCAAAGCGACGCTATTTGCCACGGGCGGCTACGCCAGATGTTACGCGACCAACTCCAACGCGCACGCCAACACGGGCGACGGGCTTTCGCTCTTTTTGCGCAAGGGTCTGCCGTTAGAGGATATGGAGTTTGTCCAGTTTCACCCGACGGGGCTTGCGGGCAGCGGCGTTCTGATAAGCGAGGCGGCGAGAGGCGAAGGCGGGCGACTTTACAACGGGCTAAACGAGCGGTTTATGGAAAAATACGCGCCGCAAAAACTAGAGCTTGCCCCCCGCGACGTGGTAAGCCGCGCGATCGAGCGCGAGATCGCCGAGGGGCGCGGCGCGGGCGAAAATAAAGACGCGATCTGGCTTGATCTTACGCATCTTGGCGAGGAGCTAATAGCGCAAAAACTGCCCGAACTGCGCGATCTAGCGAAAAGTTTTCTAGGGATCGATATGGTAAAAGAGCGCGTCCCTATACGCGCTACGGCGCACTACAGCATGGGCGGCGTTCCCACCGACAACGAATGCCGCGCGAAAGCGTCCGAAACGCTTTTGACAAGCGGGCTTTACGCTGCGGGCGAATGCGCCTGCGTAAGCGTGCATGGCGCAAATAGGCTGGGCGCGAATAGCCTGCTAGAAGCGGCGGCGTTCGGACGGATCGCGGGCGAGACGATCGTTAGGGATATAAACGATCTGGCGCTTATCAAAGCCGACGCGACGGACGCGCTAAGATTCGCCGACGAGACGCAAAGGCTGCTAAGCTCGCGCGGCGGCGAGCGCGTCGCGGCGCTAAGAGAGAAACTGCAAAAGAGCATGAGCGCCAACGCGGGCGTATTTCGCGATCAGACCTCGCTAAAAAATCAAACGGAGATTATCGCCGATCTGCGCGATCGCTTTTCGCGGATCGCTCTGCGCGATAAATCGAAACTTTTTAATACGGAGTTGCAAGAGGCGCTAGAGTTTGGGCATATGCTCGATTACTCCGCGCTGATCGTCGCGGGCGCGCTTTCGCGCGAGGAGTCCAGAGGCGCCCACTACCGAACGGATTTCCCAAACAGAAACGACGAAACGTTTTTGCGCCACACGCTAGGGTATCTAAACGACGAGGGTAAAACGCGGCTAACGTATGCCGACGTAACAATCGGCGAGTATCAACCCGAAACGAGAAAATACTGA